acagcaaccttcatattctcctgacgcatcttcaatcccaggtcttccgacgaattgaaaagcttggcaagggcaaggaaagtcgaaggttcctctttcttcgggaagaagtaggggaacaacgccgacaaacttgcactggcattggccacgccttcacgaatttcgcgcccatggaactccagaagagaaagtgcatcaaggagagggtcattgacgggattctccagatcaaaatcttggtttgtttgggctgccacacgagacaaaccattagtcaaaaaccaagaaacaggaagtacaatagaaggggttgatgatattactcagcgtacgtcgactttgcgacttcagacgcttgatgatctcttgttcacgcacagtttgtgcagttttctgctcatctaaggcagattcggcatctttgagccttctctgcagctcctcgacactagcagctttcaccttggcttcatcaacctcggccttggctttgctagcagcaagttcagctttcttgcgagccgcctcactttgctcgagtttttgagcaagtgcgtcgacacgttcgttggcctctgaaagtttttctgtcgagatatgaaaaagaaagaaaagaaagatcaaaaaatagcgacaagcaacaggaatagaaagtcaaagaaaaatagcaagtataaaagtcgttaccttcggctctggcggcatattcacggtacccaacaaattgggacccgatccgaagaagctctttgatcattggctgttcaaaggtaagtacatcaaaagaaacgtcggcatgaaaaagagaaaaggtgtgaaaaaacaaaataaggaaaatatagatgccgacaaacttacatcatctaagagcagagtcgacgaactgcccaactgaggggcagaatcaacaatcttttcaacccgtgccctttttggtgaaggggcacgggggctcgaaggagtagatgtatcaacattttgttgaggaggcgacgattcctccccttcaactggtttttctgaaattactaaagtatgtgacgtactcgttcgagcagccacatctaaagttggagtttcttcatcatcactgtgacaaaatagtggcagcataaaaagcaaggcaaaataaaattcttcaaataaaaaaggaaaagagcaaggaacctacgagctgatgatactctcgatgt
This region of Lolium perenne isolate Kyuss_39 chromosome 2, Kyuss_2.0, whole genome shotgun sequence genomic DNA includes:
- the LOC139835677 gene encoding uncharacterized protein — translated: MIKELLRIGSQFVGYREYAARAEEKLSEANERVDALAQKLEQSEAARKKAELAASKAKAEVDEAKVKAASVEELQRRLKDAESALDEQKTAQTVREQEIIKRLKSQSRPQTNQDFDLENPVNDPLLDALSLLEFHGREIREGVANASASLSALFPYFFPKKEEPSTFLALAKLFNSSEDLGLKMRQENMKVAVESTVALVADSQPYA